From a single Arachis hypogaea cultivar Tifrunner chromosome 3, arahy.Tifrunner.gnm2.J5K5, whole genome shotgun sequence genomic region:
- the LOC112734431 gene encoding copper-transporting ATPase PAA1, chloroplastic, producing MDSAISVTTPAQMALFKALHRHFAATAPHRLPLLRRSLKCAVNSYASRHIPSSPAVFSFSPSLSAFRVLLPPRPPCRLRCVSSSVASFASEAGGGGFGGAGTGGEGGGGGGGGESGDGSVKLVGDAAQEVSALSPDVIILDVSGMTCGGCAATVKRILESRPQVSSASVNLTTETAIVWPVSEAKKAPNWQKHLGEALAEHLTNCGYSSSLRDSGRDNFIQIFERKMEEKRKQLRQSGRELAVSWALCAVCLVGHLSHFFAARAPWIHAFHSVGFHVSLSLFTLLGPGRQLILDGLKSLLKGAPNMNTLVGLGALSSFTVSSFATLLPKLGWKAFFEEPIMLIAFVLLGRNLEQRAKIKATSDMTGLLSLLPSKARLLVNNGKTEVDSIVEVPSDSLSVGDQIIVLPGDRIPADGIVRSGRSTVDESSFTGEPLPVTKLPGSDVAAGSINLNGTLTMEVRRPGGETAMGDIVRLVEEAQSREAPVQRLADKVAGHFTYGVMAVSFTTFTFWSLFGKHVLPTALYQGSAVSLALQLACSVLVIACPCALGLATPTAVLVGTSLGATRGLLLRGGNILEKFAMVDTVVFDKTGTLTVGRPVVTKVIAPSCEQNANSSQAEENTWSDVEVLRLAAAVESNSVHPVGKAIVDAAQKVNCTNAKVADGTFLEEPGSGAVATVDNKKVSVGTLDWITRHGVSSKIHQELEDFKNQSVVYVGVNDTLAGLIYFEDEIREDAKHVVDQLSKQGIGVYMLSGDKRNAAEHVASLVGISKEKVLSGVKPDGKKKFINELQKDQKIVAMVGDGINDAAALASSHIGIALGGGVGAASEVSSIVLMRNQLSQLVDALELSRLTMNTVKQNLWWAFIYNIVGIPIAAGVLFPINGTMLTPSIAGALMGLSSIGVMTNSLLLRFRFSAKQKQIHGMLPKTKIYADSDLENQNQKLKYRY from the exons ATGGATTCTGCAATCTCCGTCACTACACCGGCGCAGATGGCACTCTTCAAGGCTCTCCACCGCCACTTCGCCGCCACGGCTCCTCATCGCCTTCCTCTTCTCCGCCGCAGCCTCAAATGCGCAGTCAATTCCTACGCCTCCCGCCACATTCCGAGCTCACCCGCGGTTTTCAGTTTCTCGCCGTCGCTCAGTGCCTTCCGCGTGCTGCTTCCGCCGCGACCTCCGTGCCGTTTACGGTGCGTTTCAAGCTCCGTCGCTTCCTTCGCTTCTGAAGCCGGCGGCGGAGGCTTCGGCGGAGCCGGAACTGGCggcgaaggaggaggaggaggcggCGGCGGCGAGTCTGGAGACGGTAGCGTGAAGTTAGTTGGAGACGCAGCTCAGGAGGTTTCGGCGCTTTCGCCTGATGTGATCATTCTCGATGTTTCG GGAATGACGTGCGGTGGATGTGCTGCGACTGTAAAGAGGATTCTGGAAAGTCGT CCCCAAGTGTCATCTGCTAGTGTGAATCTAACTACAGAGACAGCAATAGTTTGGCCTGTATCTGAAGCGAAAAAAGCACCAAATTGGCAGAAGCATTTAGGGGAGGCACTTGCAGAGCATTTGACTAACTGTGGATATAGCTCCAGCCTTCGAG ATTCGGGAAGAGACAATTTCatccaaatttttgaaagaaagatgGAGGAAAAGCGCAAACAATTAAGACAAAGTG GTCGCGAGCTAGCTGTTTCTTGGGCTCTTTGTGCTGTTTGTCTTGTTGGCCATCTCTCTCATTTCTTTGCAGCTAGGGCACCGTGGATTCATGCATTTCATTCTGTTGGATTTCATGTGTCACTGTCTTTGTTTACATTGCTTGGTCCTGGTCGCCAGCTTATCTTAGATGGACTAAAAAGCCTTCTTAAAGGGGCACCAAACATGAACACCTTAGTTggtcttggggccttgtcatcaTTTACAGTCAGTTCATTTGCTACGCTGCTACCAAAATTG GGTTGGAAAGCTTTCTTTGAGGAACCAATTATGCTGATTGCATTTGTCTTGTTAGGAAGGAATCTTGAGCAGAGAGCAAAAATTAAAGCAACAAGTGATATGACAGGACTTCTTAGTTTACTACCATCAAAAGCCCGCCTTCTTGTTAATAATGGGAAAACAGAAGTTGACTCAATTGTTGAAGTTCCTTCTGACAGTCTTTCTGTGGGAGACCAAATTATTGTGTTGCCTGGA GATCGTATCCCAGCAGATGGAATTGTCAGATCTGGTAGAAGCACTGTAGATGAGTCAAGTTTCACCGGTGAGCCACTTCCAGTAACAAAATTACCAGGG AGTGATGTTGCAGCTGGAAGTATAAATCTTAATGGAACTCTCACAATGGAAGTAAGGAGACCAGGCGGTGAGACTGCTATGGGGGACATTGTACGTCTCGTTGAAGAGGCACAAAGCAGGGAAGCTCCAGTACAGAGATTGGCTGATAAG GTGGCTGGACACTTCACTTATGGGGTGATGGCAGTCTCTTTCACCACTTTTACATTTTGGAGTCTATTTGGCAAACATGTTTTACCTACTGCTTTATACCAAGGAAGTGCAGTTTCATTGGCTCTGCAGCTTGCTTGCAGTGTTCTG GTTATTGCTTGTCCATGTGCACTCGGATTAGCCACACCTACTGCTGTGCTG GTTGGAACTTCTTTGGGGGCTACAAGAGGTTTGCTGTTGCGTGGTGGAAACATTCTAGAGAAGTTTGCCATGGTAGATACAGTTGTATTTGACAAAACAGGAACCCTTACAGTTGGTCGACCTGTTGTGACAAAGGTTATTGCTCCTTCATGTGAACAAAATGCAAATTCAAG CCAAGCAGAAGAGAATACATGGTCTGATGTCGAAGTTTTGAGGTTAGCAGCTGCGGTAGAATCGAATTCAGTACATCCAGTTGGGAAAGCTATTGTGGATGCTGCTCAGAAAGTTAATTGTACTAACGCTAAG GTTGCAGATGGAACATTCCTTGAAGAACCTGGTTCTGGTGCAGTAGCAACTGTTGATAACAAAAAGGTCTCTGTTGGGACATTGGATTGGATCACCAG GCATGGGGTTAGCAGCAAGATACATCAAGAATTGGaggattttaaaaatcaatctgTTGTCTATGTTGGAGTAAATGATACTCTAGCTGGCCTTATTTATTTTGAAGATGAGATAAGGGAAGATGCAAAACACGTTGTTGATCAATTGTCTAAGCAAGGTATTGGAGTATACATGCTGTCTGGAGACAAAAGGAATGCAGCTGAGCATGTTGCATCCCTTGTTGGAATCTCTAAAGAGAAG GTTCTATCTGGAGTGAAACCAGATGGGAAAAAGAAGTTCATAAATGAACTACAGAAAGATCAGAAGATTGTAGCTATGGTTGGTGATGGAATTAATGATGCAGCTGCCCTGGCCTCTTCACATATTGGTATCGCATTAGGTGGAGGTGTTGGAGCTGCTAGTGAGGTGTCTTCTATTGTATTGATGCGCAACCAGCTCTCacag TTAGTTGATGCTTTGGAGCTCAGCAGGCTAACCATGAATACTGTAAAACAAAATCTTTGGTGGGCCTTCATATACAACATT GTAGGGATTCCAATTGCTGCTGGAGTGTTATTCCCTATAAATGGAACCATGCTGACTCCATCAATTGCTGGGGCTCTCATGGGGTTGAGTTCCATCGGTGTAATGACCAACTCGTTACTTTTAAGATTCAGATTTTCTGCAAAGCAGAAACAAATACATGGCATGTTGCCGAAGACCAAAATCTATGCAGATTCTGACCTGGAAAACCAAAACCAGAAACTGAAATACCGGTATTAG
- the LOC112734432 gene encoding potassium transporter 7 produces MAEYGDPERGSSMDSTESRWVFQEDEDDASEIDEFEADLRHHHSVLDSEDEDNGEQRLVRTGPRIDSFDVEALEVPGVQRNEFEDVNMGKRIILAFQTLGVVFGDVGTSPLYTFSVMFRKAPINDNEDIIGALSLVLYTLLLIPLVKYVLVVLWANDDGEGGTFALYSLICRNAKVSLLPNQLPSDARISGFRLKVPSPELERSLKFKERLESSVTLKKILLLLVLAGTSMVIANGVVTPAMSVLSSVNGLRVGVDAIEQDEVVMISVTCLIILFSVQKYGTSKMGLAVGPALFIWFCSLAGIGIYNLVTYDTSVLRAFNPIHIYYFFARNSTKAWYSLGGCILCATGSEAMFADLCYFSVRSVQLTFVFLVLPCLLLGYLGQAAYLMENHADAGQAFFSSVPRGAFWPTFLIALVAALIASRAMTTATFSCIKQSTALGCFPRLKIVHTSRKFMGQIYIPVINWFLLVVSLVFVCSISNIDEIGNAYGIAELGVMMMTTILVTLVMVLIWQTHIIIVLSFVVVFLGLELAFFSSVLCSIPDGSWIILVLGIINFFIMFVWNYGSKLKYETEVKQKLSMDLMRELGSNLGTIRAPGIGLLYNELVKGIPGIFGHFLTTLPAIHSMIIFVSIKYVPVSMVPQSERFLFRRVCQKSYHIFRCIARYGYKDVRKENHQTFEQLLMESLEKFIRREAQERSLESDGDDDSDSEDDYSASRVLIAPNGSVYSLGVPLLAEFNDTNIPTFEASTSEEVASASSNNPPVLDAEQSLERELSFIRKAKESGVVYLVGHGDIRARKDSWFLKKLVINYFYAFLRKNCRRGIANLSVPHSNLMQVGMTYMV; encoded by the exons ATGGCTGAGTACGGGGATCCAGAGAGGGGTTCGTCGATGGATTCCACGGAATCGAGGTGGGTTTTCCAGGAAGACGAGGACGATGCCTCCGAGATTGATGAGTTCGAGGCCGATTTGCGGCACCACCATTCTGTTCTGGATTCTGAGGACGAGGATAATGGCGAGCAGAGGCTCGTTCGAACTGGCCCGCGAATCGATTCCTTCGATGTTGAAGCTCTTGAGGTCCCTGGTGTTCAGAGAAACGAATTTGAG GATGTCAACATGGGAAAGAGAATCATATTGGCTTTTCAAACTCTTGGTgttgtatttggtgatgttggaaCGAGTCCATTATATACCTTCAGTGTTATGTTCAGGAAGGCCCCTATTAATGACAATGAGGACATTATTGGGGCATTGTCACTTGTATTGTATACTCTACTATTGATTCCTTTGGTGAAGTATGTACTGGTTGTTCTGTGGGCCAACGATGATGGTGAAG GTGGCACATTTGCCTTGTACTCTTTGATTTGTCGTAATGCTAAGGTGAGTCTACTTCCCAATCAGTTGCCATCAGATGCCCGGATATCAGGATTTAGGCTGAAGGTGCCTTCCCCTGAGCTTGAAAGGTCATTAAAATTCAAGGAAAGGCTAGAGTCTTCAGTGACTCTCAAGAAGATTCTGCTTCTATTAGTGCTTGCTGGTACTTCTATGGTGATAGCTAATGGGGTTGTAACACCGGCAATGTCAG TTCTATCATCTGTTAATGGTTTGCGAGTCGGCGTAGATGCAATTGAGCAAG ATGAAGTAGTGATGATTTCTGTTACTTGCCTCATCATCTTGTTCAGTGTGCAGAAGTATGGAACAAGTAAAATGGGGCTTGCTGTAGGACCTGCTTTGTTCATATGGTTTTGCTCTCTTGCGGGCATTGGGATATACAATCTAGTCACATATGACACTAGTGTCTTGAGGGCCTTTAATCCTATTCACATCTATTATTTCTTCGCAAGGAATTCAACCAAAGCATGGTATTCACTAGGGGGCTGTATTTTGTGTGCAACTG GTTCTGAGGCCATGTTTGCAGATCTTTGTTATTTCTCTGTTCGATCAGTTCAG CTTACGTTTGTCTTTCTTGTTTTGCCGTGTTTACTATTGGGTTATTTGGGTCAAGCAGCATATCTTATGGAAAACCATGCTGATGCTGGTCAAGCCTTTTTTTCTTCTGTTCCAA GAGGTGCATTCTGGCCAACTTTCCTCATTGCTCTTGTTGCTGCACTAATTGCTAGCCGGGCTATGACGACAGCCACATTTTCATGTATAAAGCAGTCAACTGCACTTGGTTGTTTTCCTCGTCTAAAAATAGTTCATACTTCTCGGAAATTTATGGGCCAGATCTATATCCCTGTCATAAACTGGTTTCTATTGGTTGTTTCCCTGGTGTTTGTCTGCTCTATATCCAACATTGATGAGATTGGAAATGCATatg gcATTGCTGAGCTGGGGGTGATGATGATGACCACTATTTTAGTAACCCTTGTTATGGTCCTTATATGGCAGACACACATCATCATAGTGCTAAGTTTTGTGGTAGTCTTCTTGGGATTGGAGTTGGCTTTCTTTTCCTCAGTTTTGTGTAGTATACCGGATGGAAGTTGGATTATACTGGTCTTAggcataataaatttttttataatgttcGTATGGAATTATGGAAGCAAACTTAAATATGAAACTGAAGTCAAGCAGAAGCTGTCAATGGATTTAATGCGAGAATTGGGCTCCAATCTGGGGACAATACGAGCTCCTGGGATTGGGTTACTTTATAATGAGTTGGTCAAAGGAATTCCAGGAATTTTTGGACATTTTCTAACCACACTTCCTGCAATACACTCCATGATCATATTTGTGAGTATCAAGTATGTTCCAGTTTCTATGGTACCTCAAAGTGAAAGGTTCCTGTTCAGGCGAGTCTGCCAGAAAAGCTATCATATATTTCGTTGTATTGCCAG GTATGGCTACAAAGATGTTCGCAAAGAAAATCACCAGACTTTTGAGCAGCTATTGATGGAGAGCCTAGAGAAGTTTATACGTCGAGAAGCTCAAGAGAGGTCACTTGAGAGTGATGGGGATGATGATAGTGATTCAGAAGATGACTATTCTGCTTCTAGGGTCCTCATAGCTCCCAATGGGAGTGTTTACTCACTCGGCGTTCCCCTTCTGGCTGAATTTAATGATACAAACATTCCCACTTTTGAAGCAAGCACATCAGAGGAGGTGGCTTCAGCATCTTCAAATAATCCCCCAGTGCTTGACGCAGAGCAGAGTCTTGAAAGAGAGTTATCTTTTATACGCAAGGCTAAAGAATCTGGAGTTGTTTATCTTGTTGGTCATGGGGATATACGGGCTAGGAAAGACTCCTGGTTCTTAAAGAAGCTAGTTATTAACTATTTTTATGCCTTTTTGAGAAAGAACTGCAGGAGGGGTATCGCAAACTTAAGTGTACCCCATTCAAATCTGATGCAGGTTGGCATGACTTACATGGTTTGA
- the LOC112734435 gene encoding uncharacterized protein, which produces MSHFGRSGPPDISDTYSLLVLNITFRTTADDLFPLFDKYGKVVDIFIPKDRRTGESRGFAFVRYKYADEAQKAVERLDGRMVDGREITVQFAKYGPNAERIHKGRIIESMPRTRHRSRSRSPRRRYRDDYRDRDYRRRSRSRSYDKYERDRYRGRDRDYRRRSRSRSASPDYKSRGRGRYDDDDDDRRSRSRSRSVDSRSPAHSPSPRRSPSPRRSMSPERSASPRSPRGESPDNRSRDGRSPSPRSVSPRGRPDASRSPSPRNSNGDA; this is translated from the exons ATGTCTCACTTTGGAAGGTCAGGACCTCCGGACATCTCCGACACCTACTCCCTCCTCGTACTTAACATCACTTTCC GCACAACCGCCGACGACCTCTTTCCTCTCTTTGACAAGTATGGCAAGGTCGTTGACATCTTCATCCCCAAAGATCGAAG GACTGGCGAGTCCAGGGGTTTTGCCTTTGTGCGTTACAAGTATGCCGATGAGGCTCAGAAGGCCGTCGAAAGGCTTGACG GAAGAATGGTTGATGGTCGGGAAATAACTGTCCAATTTGCAAAATATGGCCCCAATGCGGAGCGCAT TCACAAAGGAAGGATTATTGAATCAATGCCAAGAACAAGGCATAGGTCAAGGAGCCGCAGCCCAAGGAGAAG GTACCGTGATGATTACAGAGACAGGGATTACCGTAGGAGAAGTCGTAGCAGAAGTTATGATAAGTATGAACGTGACCGGTACCGTGGGAGGGACAGAGATTATCGTCGTCGAAGCAGAAGCCGCAGTGCCAGCCCTGATTACAAGAGTCGAGGGAGGGGGcgctatgatgatgatgatgatgatcgtcGTAGTAGAAGCCGGAGCCGATCGGTGGATAG CCGCTCCCCTGCACATAGTCCTAGTCCTCGAAGGAGTCCTTCACCCCGCAGGAGTATGTCTCCTGAAAGGAGTGCATCCCCAAGAAGTCCTAGAGGTGAAAGTCCTGATAATCGTAGCCGTGATGGACGATCTCCCTCACCTCGCAGTGTCTCACCACGTGGTCGCCCTGATGCTTCGCGAAGCCCATCCCCTCGGAATTCAAATGGTGAT GCGTAA
- the LOC112734438 gene encoding heavy metal-associated isoprenylated plant protein 45 — MEIVELKVEMVCVHEKRLRKCLSKLKGIEKVEVDANCQKVVVTGYIHKNKILKAVRRGGLKADFWSAQNELLNAYVSATYTSFRFNPFNFF; from the exons ATGGAG ATTGTGGAGTTAAAAGTGGAAATGGTTTGTGTACACGAGAAAAGACTAAGGAAATGTCTATCAAAATTGAAAG GGATAGAGAAGGTGGAAGTGGATGCTAACTGCCAAAAGGTAGTGGTGACTGGGTACATACACAAGAACAAGATCCTAAAAGCAGTGAGAAGGGGGGGTCTCAAGGCTGATTTCTGGTCTGCGCAGAATGAATTGCTTAATGCTTATGTCAGTGCCACATATACCAGCTTTAGATTCAATCCCTTCAACTTTTTCTAG
- the LOC112734437 gene encoding uncharacterized protein, which translates to MDEKGGSERWNGAITNLTEMASNLESLQKLLLKKAVFVDEESFAKASLTADQARTIKVLEQRVETLERELDAAITAAARARSEKRQAEAAQRASELHAQEVTKELENTTKVFELHMEELRAKQEEIAKRDDDIKLLEAIIQTLGGKESISTSM; encoded by the exons ATGGATGAGAAAGGAGGAAGCGAGCGATGGAACGGGGCGATCACGAATCTGACGGAGATGGCATCCAATCTGGAGTCTCTCCAgaagcttcttctgaagaagGCCGTTTTCGTCGACGAAGAAAGCTTCGCCAAAGCCTCCCTCACCGCTGACCAAGCCCGCACCATCAAG GTTCTGGAGCAGAGAGTGGAGACTTTGGAACGAGAGCTTGATGCCGCCATCACCGCAGCTGCCCGCGCTCGCTCTGAGAAGCGACAGGCCGAAGCGGCACAGAGAGCTTCTGAATTGCACGCGCAAGAGGTCACCAAAGAGCTTGAGAACACCACAA AGGTGTTTGAGCTGCACATGGAAGAGTTACGTGCAAAGCAAGAAGAAATTGCAAAGCGTGATGATGATATTAaactcctggaagctattattcAAACACTTGGAGGAAAGGAATCTATTTCCACGTCTATGTAA
- the LOC112734434 gene encoding uncharacterized protein has protein sequence MLTNRATLIQLLRNSILNAKTLTTTATATSSNRDEYFTAIHHVSNIVRKDFYMERTLNKLRITVTPELVFRVLRSCSNSPDESLRFFNWACSHHSTSYTPTSVEFEQLLNTLARHKNYNTMWKLIHQFKNPSNSTGSSTMSLSTDAVSSIIECYGTHRLVDQAVQVFNKSPSLFNCPQTVAIYNSLLFALCESKLFHGAYALIRRMIRKGVSPDKRTYSTLVNAWCSNGKMREAQQFLKEMSDKGFNPPVRGRDLLVEGLLNAGYFESAKEMMRKMVKEGSVPDVETFNVLVESVCRTGQVEFCVGLFREVCQLGMVPDVNTYKVLIPAVSKAGLMDEAFRLLHNLVEDGHRPFPSLYAPIIKALCKRGQFDDAFCFFGDMKAKGHPPNRPVYTMLITMCGRGGRFVDAANYLMEMTEMGLVPISRCFDMVADGLKNCGKHDLAKRVEQLEVSIRGV, from the coding sequence ATGCTGACTAATCGTGCAACACTCATCCAACTACTCCGCAACTCAATCCTCAATGCGAAAACCCTAACAACCACCGCCACCGCGACCTCTTCTAACCGGGACGAGTACTTCACGGCAATCCACCACGTGTCGAACATCGTGCGGAAGGACTTCTACATGGAGCGAACCCTCAACAAGCTCCGAATAACCGTCACGCCGGAGCTGGTTTTCCGCGTCCTCCGCTCCTGCTCCAACTCCCCCGATGAATCCCTCCGCTTCTTCAACTGGGCCTGCTCCCACCACTCCACCTCCTACACCCCCACGTCCGTGGAGTTCGAACAACTCCTCAACACTCTCGCCCGCCACAAAAACTACAACACCATGTGGAAACTCATCCACCAGTTCAAGAACCCTAGCAACAGCACCGGCTCCAGCACCATGTCCCTCTCCACCGATGCCGTCTCCTCCATCATCGAATGCTATGGCACTCACCGCCTCGTTGACCAGGCTGTCCAGGTCTTTAACAAGTCGCCTTCACTCTTCAACTGTCCCCAAACTGTCGCCATCTACAACTCCCTCCTCTTCGCCCTCTGCGAGTCCAAGCTCTTCCACGGCGCATACGCCTTAATACGCCGCATGATCCGCAAGGGCGTCTCCCCCGACAAGAGGACCTATTCCACCCTTGTCAATGCCTGGTGCTCCAATGGGAAAATGCGTGAGGCGCAGCAGTTCTTAAAGGAAATGAGTGATAAAGGATTCAATCCTCCTGTTAGGGGCAGAGACCTTCTTGTCGAGGGGCTGTTAAACGCAGGCTACTTTGAATCTGCTAAGGAAATGATGAGGAAGATGGTGAAGGAGGGCTCTGTCCCTGATGTGGAAACGTTCAATGTATTGGTGGAATCTGTGTGCAGAACAGGGCAAGTTGAGTTCTGTGTTGGGTTGTTTCGCGAAGTGTGTCAGTTGGGGATGGTGCCCGATGTTAACACCTACAAGGTTCTGATTCCGGCTGTGTCAAAGGCCGGGTTGATGGACGAGGCGTTTAGGCTGTTGCATAATTTGGTTGAGGATGGGCACAGGCCATTTCCTAGCTTGTATGCTCCGATCATTAAGGCATTGTGTAAGAGGGGACAGTTTGATGATGCGTTTTGCTTCTTTGGCGACATGAAAGCGAAAGGGCATCCCCCTAATAGGCCTGTGTATACCATGCTGATAACAATGTGTGGTCGCGGAGGGAGGTTTGTGGATGCTGCTAATTACTTGATGGAGATGACTGAGATGGGATTGGTGCCAATATCAAGGTGTTTTGATATGGTTGCTGATGGGTTGAAGAATTGTGGGAAGCATGATTTGGCCAAGAGGGTGGAACAGCTGGAGGTTTCGATCCGTGGGGTTTGA
- the LOC112734439 gene encoding uncharacterized protein gives MAAARFAVLKITGGEMGSILGFRRWMQSVAQSPPLAGIIDNGVQSSQSVLPEFSSQSSYLGGSLELMAVPKKKISKHKRGIRNGPKALKPTPVIVLCKSCGRVKRPHFYCCGGERNRGTE, from the exons ATGGCGGCGGCGAGATTCGCAGTGCTTAAGATCACCGGAGGGGAAATGGGTAGCATTTTAGGGTTCAGAAGGTGGATGCAATCTGTGGCCCAATCTCCTCCTCTAGCTGGGATCATTGACAACGGGGTTCAATCATCACAATCGGTTTTACCTGAGTTCAGTTCCCAAAGTTCCTACCTTGGTGGTTCTTTGGAGCTCATGGCTGTGCCTAAAAAGAAG ATTTCAAAGCATAAAAGAGGAATAAGGAATGGACCCAAAGCTTTGAAACCTACTCCTGTGATTGTCCTATGCAA GAGTTGTGGCCGTGTCAAGCGTCCACACTTctactgttgtggtggagaaCGGAACAGGGGGACCGAATGA